From one Erythrobacter sp. HKB08 genomic stretch:
- the kdsA gene encoding 3-deoxy-8-phosphooctulonate synthase: MKLCGKTVGLDQPFFLFAGPCVIESEDMALRTSEAVKKIADELGIHTVYKSSFDKANRTSGTSFRGPGLHEGLEILAKVKREIGIPVLTDVHEKEQVAAVAEVVDVMQTPAFLARQTDFIQAVAAAGKPVNIKKAQFMAPGDMTNVVEKAVTASKEAGHDGDNIMVCERGASFGYQNLVSDMRSLAIMRETGRPVVFDATHSVQLPGGQGKSSGGQREFVPVLARAAVAVGVSGLFMETHPDPANAKSDGPNAVPLDRLKGLLEQLQRIDEVVKSQPFLEQDFG; this comes from the coding sequence ATGAAACTTTGCGGCAAGACTGTCGGGCTCGACCAGCCCTTTTTCCTCTTCGCGGGCCCCTGCGTCATCGAATCCGAGGACATGGCGCTGCGCACTTCGGAAGCGGTCAAGAAAATCGCCGACGAGCTCGGCATCCACACCGTCTACAAGAGCAGCTTCGACAAGGCGAACCGCACCTCGGGCACGAGCTTCCGCGGTCCGGGCCTGCATGAGGGCCTCGAAATCCTCGCCAAGGTGAAGCGCGAGATCGGCATTCCGGTGCTGACCGACGTGCACGAGAAGGAACAGGTCGCCGCCGTCGCCGAAGTGGTCGACGTGATGCAGACCCCGGCCTTCCTCGCGCGTCAGACCGATTTCATCCAGGCGGTCGCTGCCGCCGGCAAGCCGGTCAACATCAAGAAGGCGCAGTTCATGGCGCCGGGCGACATGACCAATGTCGTCGAGAAGGCCGTGACCGCATCGAAGGAAGCCGGGCACGACGGCGACAACATCATGGTCTGCGAACGCGGCGCGAGCTTCGGCTACCAGAACCTCGTTTCCGACATGCGCAGCCTCGCGATCATGCGCGAGACGGGTCGCCCGGTCGTGTTCGACGCAACGCACTCGGTCCAGCTTCCCGGCGGCCAGGGCAAGAGCTCGGGCGGCCAGCGCGAATTCGTTCCGGTCCTCGCGCGCGCGGCAGTTGCCGTCGGCGTCTCGGGCCTGTTCATGGAAACGCACCCCGATCCGGCGAACGCAAAGTCCGACGGACCGAACGCCGTGCCGCTCGACCGCCTCAAGGGCTTGCTCGAACAGCTCCAGCGGATCGACGAAGTGGTTAAATCGCAGCCGTTCCTCGAGCAGGACTTCGGCTGA
- a CDS encoding 3-deoxy-manno-octulosonate cytidylyltransferase gives MSGDILIVIPARYASQRYPGKPLAELKGASGEAKTLIERSWEAAKRVGSASRVVVASDSDEILDAARSFGAEAIYTSSDCRNGTERCAELLSSLDEEPEIVVNLQGDAPLIPDWFVEDLIAAMRADPSIDVATPVVRCGRTLYEKLVADEKREIVGGTFAAVSSAGDAHYFSKRIIPHFDLGKIGDGPLPVLLHIGLYAYRPAALRRYVAGEPTLLEQLEGLEQLRFLDLGARIRVVEVKSPEWEIWELNNPSDIPHIEASLQVMGID, from the coding sequence ATGTCCGGCGACATCCTCATCGTCATTCCCGCCCGCTATGCCTCGCAGCGCTATCCCGGCAAGCCGCTTGCCGAGCTGAAGGGTGCCTCGGGCGAGGCCAAGACCCTGATCGAGCGCAGCTGGGAAGCCGCCAAGCGTGTCGGCTCGGCCAGCCGCGTAGTGGTCGCATCGGACAGCGACGAAATCCTCGATGCCGCGCGCAGCTTCGGGGCCGAGGCGATCTACACCTCTTCGGACTGCCGCAACGGGACCGAGCGCTGCGCCGAGCTGCTTTCCTCGCTCGACGAGGAGCCGGAAATCGTCGTCAATTTGCAAGGCGATGCGCCGCTCATTCCCGACTGGTTCGTCGAGGACCTCATCGCCGCCATGCGCGCCGACCCTTCGATCGACGTCGCGACGCCGGTCGTGCGCTGCGGACGCACGCTTTATGAAAAGCTGGTCGCGGACGAGAAGCGCGAGATCGTCGGCGGGACATTCGCCGCCGTCTCCAGCGCGGGCGATGCGCATTATTTCTCCAAGCGCATCATCCCCCATTTCGACCTTGGCAAGATCGGCGACGGGCCGCTTCCGGTGCTGCTGCATATCGGCCTTTACGCCTATCGTCCGGCAGCGCTCCGCCGCTATGTCGCAGGCGAGCCGACGCTGCTCGAACAGCTCGAAGGGCTGGAGCAGCTGCGCTTCCTCGATCTCGGCGCGAGGATCCGCGTGGTCGAGGTGAAGTCGCCCGAGTGGGAGATATGGGAACTCAACAACCCGAGCGACATCCCGCATATCGAGGCGTCGCTGCAGGTCATGGGCATCGACTGA
- a CDS encoding glycosyltransferase family 4 protein, giving the protein MRIVLTVNAAWNIWNFRRPLVEALLADGHEVTILAPRDETAEKLESLGARFVDLAMDVRGLGVAQNLGMVGHFRRHFRALEPDIVLSYTIKNNIFGAMAAGGMGVPFLPNVTGLGTIFLGSKPMFLAGKLLYRRGMGKLPVVFVQNADDREFLLENRLLREEQMRLLPGSGIDLAQFAASPLPAEDGGLSFLMISRLIRDKGTMEFLEAARMVRKRRPDCRFRLLGPLGAANRTAITQEELQPYLDDGSVEYLGATDDVRPFVEAAHCVVLPSYREGAPRSLIEAAAMGRPVITTDVPGCRAVVDDGKSGLLCKVRDAASLAEAFERFAGLSPEERQAMGDAGRAKMAAEYDVSIVIERYRQAIAELAATGPNA; this is encoded by the coding sequence ATGCGCATCGTCCTGACCGTCAACGCGGCGTGGAATATCTGGAATTTCCGGCGGCCGCTGGTCGAGGCGCTGCTGGCTGACGGGCACGAGGTGACAATCCTCGCCCCGCGCGACGAGACTGCCGAGAAGCTCGAAAGCCTCGGTGCGCGTTTCGTCGACCTCGCCATGGATGTGCGCGGGCTGGGTGTTGCGCAGAACCTCGGCATGGTCGGCCATTTCCGCCGCCATTTCCGTGCGCTCGAGCCAGACATCGTGCTGAGCTACACGATCAAGAACAACATCTTCGGCGCGATGGCGGCAGGCGGAATGGGCGTGCCCTTCCTGCCGAATGTCACCGGGCTCGGGACGATTTTCCTCGGCTCGAAGCCGATGTTCCTCGCCGGAAAGCTGCTGTACCGCCGCGGCATGGGCAAGCTGCCGGTCGTCTTCGTGCAGAATGCCGATGACCGCGAGTTCCTGCTCGAAAACCGACTCCTGCGCGAAGAGCAGATGCGGCTGTTGCCGGGATCGGGCATCGACCTCGCGCAATTCGCGGCGAGCCCGCTTCCCGCAGAGGATGGCGGCCTCTCGTTCCTGATGATTTCGCGCCTGATCCGCGACAAGGGGACGATGGAATTCCTCGAAGCTGCGCGCATGGTTCGCAAGCGTCGCCCCGATTGCCGTTTCAGATTGCTCGGCCCGCTCGGCGCGGCCAACCGCACGGCGATTACGCAAGAAGAGCTGCAGCCCTATCTCGACGATGGAAGCGTCGAGTATCTCGGCGCGACCGACGATGTGCGCCCCTTCGTCGAGGCAGCACACTGCGTCGTCCTGCCCTCCTACCGCGAAGGCGCGCCGCGATCCTTGATCGAAGCCGCTGCCATGGGCCGCCCGGTCATCACCACCGATGTCCCCGGCTGCCGCGCTGTAGTCGACGACGGCAAGTCGGGCCTGCTGTGCAAGGTACGCGATGCGGCAAGCCTCGCCGAAGCCTTCGAGCGCTTCGCCGGGCTTTCACCCGAAGAGCGCCAGGCAATGGGCGATGCGGGCCGCGCCAAGATGGCGGCGGAATACGACGTTTCCATCGTCATCGAGCGTTACCGCCAAGCCATTGCGGAACTTGCCGCGACCGGCCCGAACGCCTAG
- a CDS encoding SIS domain-containing protein, with the protein MTSEISPSACGAEVLRTEIAALEQMADALGADFDRAAQMMHDCKGRVIVSGMGKSGHIGNKIAATLASTGTPSFFVHPSEASHGDLGMITKDDVCIVISNSGETAELHGLLAYIARFDIAMIAVTRNGESTLARQGDVALLLPQAPEACSVGMAPTTSTTCTLALGDALAVAVMRMRGFQKEDFHVFHPGGKLGAQFLRVRDVMHTGEELPVVSASQPMGEVLVEMSAKGFGVAGVVGEDGKLAGIITDGDLRRNLDGLMDRTAIDTATRDPLSAESDMLLKEAMARMNERKISALPVLDEDGGFVGLVHIHDCLRAGVA; encoded by the coding sequence ATGACCAGCGAAATCAGCCCCTCGGCCTGCGGCGCCGAAGTGCTTCGTACCGAAATTGCCGCGCTCGAGCAGATGGCCGATGCGCTGGGTGCGGATTTCGACCGCGCGGCGCAGATGATGCACGACTGCAAGGGGCGCGTGATCGTCTCCGGCATGGGCAAGTCGGGCCATATCGGCAACAAGATCGCCGCGACGCTGGCGTCGACCGGCACGCCGTCTTTCTTCGTCCATCCGTCCGAGGCGAGCCACGGCGACCTCGGCATGATCACGAAGGACGACGTCTGCATCGTCATCTCCAATTCGGGCGAGACGGCGGAGCTGCACGGGCTGCTCGCCTATATCGCGCGGTTCGACATCGCGATGATCGCGGTCACCCGCAATGGCGAGAGCACGCTCGCCCGCCAGGGCGATGTCGCGCTGCTTTTGCCGCAGGCGCCCGAGGCGTGCAGCGTCGGCATGGCCCCGACGACCTCGACCACCTGCACGCTCGCGCTGGGCGATGCGCTCGCGGTTGCCGTCATGCGGATGCGCGGCTTCCAGAAGGAGGATTTCCATGTCTTCCACCCGGGCGGAAAGCTCGGCGCACAGTTCCTGCGCGTGCGCGACGTGATGCACACGGGCGAGGAATTGCCGGTCGTCTCTGCCAGCCAGCCGATGGGCGAAGTGCTGGTCGAAATGAGCGCCAAGGGCTTCGGCGTTGCCGGTGTGGTCGGCGAGGACGGCAAGCTTGCCGGCATCATCACCGATGGCGACCTGCGCCGAAATCTCGACGGGCTGATGGACCGCACCGCGATCGATACGGCGACGCGCGACCCGCTTTCCGCGGAAAGCGACATGCTGCTCAAGGAAGCGATGGCGCGGATGAACGAGCGCAAGATCAGCGCACTGCCGGTGCTCGACGAGGATGGCGGCTTCGTCGGCCTCGTCCACATCCACGACTGCCTGCGCGCCGGCGTTGCCTGA
- a CDS encoding FkbM family methyltransferase, whose amino-acid sequence MEGGPIKQILKSTARRLLTARPISRVAVGTARALPGNWQKRLPVNVPESRLVLDSGASVSLAQPHRCHVAQEVFWGAGQLDSGQDRNALKAALAFSRDAATFLDIGSYTGLFALAAARSNPGLQAYAYEIVGENFLLLWENTLRNDLGDRVHPRLVAIGGEDGEIRIPYNQSDGQLASSVDIGWSTDHGVRVPMRRLDDLHLDSPGPVAVKIDVEGFEMEVFDGAREFLARHKPDMVCEVLRRAKRVPEMMKLLESLGYRWFHIREEGFARRETIVADKHRRDWMFTCRSDEEIAALGLELID is encoded by the coding sequence TTGGAGGGAGGGCCGATCAAGCAAATCCTTAAGTCTACTGCGCGGCGATTACTGACCGCACGCCCGATCAGCCGTGTCGCGGTCGGTACAGCGCGCGCGCTTCCGGGCAATTGGCAGAAGCGCCTGCCGGTCAATGTGCCCGAAAGCAGGCTGGTGCTCGATAGCGGGGCGAGCGTTTCGCTGGCGCAGCCACATCGCTGCCATGTCGCGCAGGAAGTGTTCTGGGGCGCGGGCCAGCTCGACAGCGGGCAGGATCGCAACGCGCTCAAGGCCGCGCTGGCATTCTCGCGCGACGCCGCGACCTTTCTCGACATCGGGTCCTACACCGGCCTGTTCGCTCTTGCAGCCGCGCGATCGAACCCTGGCCTGCAGGCCTATGCCTACGAGATCGTCGGCGAGAATTTCCTCCTCCTGTGGGAGAACACACTGCGCAACGATCTCGGCGACCGGGTCCACCCGCGGCTTGTCGCGATCGGCGGAGAGGACGGCGAAATCCGCATCCCCTACAACCAGTCCGACGGGCAGCTTGCCTCCTCGGTCGACATTGGCTGGAGCACCGATCACGGCGTTCGCGTGCCGATGAGGCGCCTCGACGACCTTCACCTCGACAGCCCCGGACCCGTCGCGGTGAAGATCGATGTCGAAGGGTTCGAAATGGAAGTCTTCGACGGTGCGCGCGAATTCCTCGCCCGTCACAAGCCCGACATGGTGTGCGAAGTGCTGCGCCGCGCCAAACGCGTGCCGGAAATGATGAAGCTGCTGGAAAGCCTCGGTTATCGCTGGTTCCATATCCGCGAGGAGGGATTTGCCCGCCGCGAGACGATCGTTGCCGACAAGCACCGGCGCGACTGGATGTTCACTTGCAGGAGCGATGAAGAAATCGCCGCATTGGGCCTCGAATTGATCGACTGA
- a CDS encoding lipopolysaccharide biosynthesis protein has product MAARPGGLMLRKLISQAVSVAGLRVVGTGLGVGVSIVLARAFGTEALGVYSFCIALMMLAAVPISNGWAGMLLRSVAKQGRLDGLSRSMARYGAMGALVTASIAMVAGALAVSFGSNDIAQALEPVAFSAIGLLAIALLADQVSALRMASLRGIDRPALAQIPEMILRPALLICGIGLVWALLQPEGLAQTMLGVFAAVAVAALASAVVGQWILSRVTQVRPLRDVDPETRRMWIASAAALAGSAGLVQLNGYIDLLLLGGMRGAEETGLYRAGLQIAMLANFGYIALNMLAGQRFSNFLAQGDTASAAQSARYLARLALLTALPLPIVLLIAGEWLFTLLFGPEFAPAATPALIVSLGFCFSAGIGMAHALLIMSHGEFIAMRTTAVALAINVALCFALIPAYGLIGAALANVGASVCWNILLWYFARQRTGIDSSFLGFLAPSTRPG; this is encoded by the coding sequence GTGGCAGCACGGCCGGGCGGGCTGATGCTGCGCAAGCTCATCTCCCAGGCGGTGTCGGTTGCCGGCCTGCGGGTCGTCGGAACCGGGCTCGGCGTTGGCGTGTCGATCGTGCTGGCCCGCGCTTTCGGGACCGAGGCGCTGGGCGTCTATTCGTTCTGCATCGCCCTGATGATGCTTGCCGCCGTGCCGATTTCCAACGGCTGGGCCGGGATGTTGCTCAGGAGCGTTGCGAAGCAGGGACGCCTCGACGGGCTCTCCCGATCGATGGCGCGATATGGCGCGATGGGTGCTCTCGTGACCGCTTCGATTGCAATGGTCGCAGGCGCGCTCGCCGTTTCCTTCGGCAGCAACGATATCGCGCAGGCGCTGGAGCCGGTGGCCTTTTCCGCCATCGGCCTGCTCGCCATTGCGCTGCTGGCTGACCAGGTCAGCGCATTGCGGATGGCGAGCCTGCGCGGGATCGACCGCCCTGCCCTCGCGCAGATTCCCGAGATGATACTGCGCCCGGCACTGCTCATCTGCGGGATCGGGCTGGTCTGGGCGCTGCTGCAGCCCGAAGGCCTCGCGCAAACCATGCTTGGCGTCTTCGCCGCAGTTGCCGTTGCAGCACTGGCGAGCGCAGTCGTCGGGCAATGGATCCTGTCACGCGTAACGCAGGTTCGCCCCTTGCGCGACGTCGATCCCGAGACGCGGCGTATGTGGATCGCCAGTGCCGCCGCCCTCGCCGGGAGCGCGGGGCTGGTGCAGCTCAACGGCTATATCGACCTGCTCCTCCTTGGCGGTATGCGCGGGGCGGAAGAAACCGGGCTCTACCGCGCCGGGCTGCAGATCGCGATGCTGGCCAATTTCGGCTACATCGCGCTCAACATGCTGGCCGGCCAGCGCTTTTCCAACTTCTTGGCGCAAGGCGATACCGCGTCTGCGGCGCAATCGGCTCGCTATCTCGCCCGGCTCGCCCTGCTGACCGCACTGCCGCTGCCGATTGTCCTGCTGATAGCGGGAGAGTGGCTCTTCACGCTGCTGTTCGGCCCGGAGTTCGCCCCTGCCGCAACACCCGCGCTGATCGTTTCGCTCGGCTTCTGCTTCAGCGCAGGGATCGGCATGGCGCATGCGCTGCTGATCATGAGCCACGGCGAATTCATCGCCATGCGAACGACTGCCGTCGCGCTGGCGATCAATGTCGCATTGTGTTTCGCCCTTATCCCGGCCTACGGGCTGATCGGAGCGGCCCTCGCCAATGTCGGAGCGAGCGTCTGCTGGAATATCCTGCTGTGGTATTTCGCAAGGCAACGCACGGGTATCGACTCCAGTTTTCTTGGATTTCTTGCGCCCTCTACTCGCCCCGGCTAG
- the asnB gene encoding asparagine synthase (glutamine-hydrolyzing), translated as MCGLAGFFGFGAVGDAAASLTAMTDAIVHRGPDADGAWIDGEAQIALGHRRLSIIDLSPSGAQPMVSHDGRMAFAFNGEVYNYLDIRADLEARYGPIEWRGHSDSEVVLEAFARDGIQPVLDRIDGMFAMAVFDRETRELTLVRDAFGEKPLYYGLWQGSLLFASELRSMEALEGFAPAMDLDALGDFFKYSYIPGPSTIWQGISKLPPAHRITVKLDDIREARMPQPVAWWDAVGDALAARGATFAGSAREAREEGDRLLMASAGRRLMSDVPLGAFLSGGIDSSMTVALMQAQADRPVRTFSIGMDVPGFDESPAARAVAEHLGTDHTELVLTPAQVQDAIPRIAHVHDEPFADSSQVPTFLVSQMAREHVTVALSGDGGDEIFGGYNRYFNGPRVWNRVAGLPAPLRKAAGGALAAIPQGLIDGATRLAGPLAPKELAAGRASEKVQKLARVLATQDERAFHDRLLATADAPETMLSVDARLSRLSERQDARAAALDFAQRAMLVDTANYMPDDVLVKVDRAAMAVSLETRTPYLERDLFRFAWSLPEELRAGGKEGKRLLRDMLYARVPRELVDRPKAGFSIPVGRWLRGGLREWAESELSRDALARSGLLDADTIRRRWQEHLSGKRDHETLLWNVLMFQAWQHGRAG; from the coding sequence ATGTGCGGGCTGGCAGGATTTTTCGGCTTCGGAGCGGTCGGTGATGCGGCGGCGTCGCTGACGGCGATGACCGATGCCATCGTCCATCGCGGGCCGGACGCGGATGGCGCGTGGATCGATGGGGAGGCGCAGATCGCGCTCGGCCACCGCCGCCTCTCGATCATCGACCTTTCGCCGAGCGGCGCGCAGCCGATGGTCTCGCACGATGGCCGCATGGCCTTCGCCTTCAATGGCGAGGTCTACAACTACCTCGACATCCGCGCCGATCTCGAAGCGCGATACGGCCCGATCGAATGGCGCGGTCATTCCGACAGCGAGGTCGTACTCGAAGCATTCGCGCGCGACGGCATCCAGCCGGTGCTAGACAGGATCGACGGCATGTTCGCCATGGCGGTGTTCGACCGCGAGACGCGCGAGCTGACGCTGGTCCGCGACGCTTTCGGCGAGAAACCACTCTACTACGGCCTGTGGCAGGGCAGTTTGCTGTTCGCCTCCGAGCTGCGATCGATGGAAGCGCTCGAGGGTTTCGCGCCCGCGATGGATCTCGATGCGCTCGGCGACTTCTTCAAATATTCCTACATCCCCGGCCCGAGCACGATCTGGCAGGGCATTTCCAAGCTACCGCCTGCGCACCGCATCACCGTCAAGCTCGACGACATACGCGAGGCAAGAATGCCGCAGCCCGTCGCCTGGTGGGACGCGGTAGGCGATGCGCTCGCGGCGCGAGGTGCGACTTTCGCAGGCTCTGCACGGGAAGCGCGGGAGGAAGGCGACCGGCTGCTGATGGCTTCGGCCGGCAGGCGACTGATGTCGGACGTACCGCTCGGCGCTTTCCTGTCGGGCGGGATCGATTCCTCGATGACGGTCGCGCTGATGCAGGCGCAGGCCGACCGCCCGGTGCGCACATTCTCGATCGGCATGGACGTGCCCGGCTTCGACGAAAGCCCCGCCGCGCGCGCCGTCGCCGAGCATCTCGGGACCGACCATACCGAGCTCGTCCTGACGCCCGCGCAGGTGCAGGACGCGATCCCGCGCATCGCGCATGTGCATGACGAGCCGTTCGCGGATTCGAGCCAGGTGCCGACCTTCCTCGTCTCGCAGATGGCGCGCGAGCATGTGACGGTCGCGCTGTCTGGCGACGGGGGCGACGAGATTTTCGGCGGCTACAACCGCTATTTCAACGGCCCCCGCGTGTGGAACCGCGTCGCCGGACTGCCCGCCCCGCTGCGCAAGGCCGCAGGCGGCGCGCTGGCTGCGATCCCGCAGGGGTTGATCGACGGGGCGACGAGGCTCGCCGGTCCGCTCGCGCCGAAGGAGCTCGCCGCAGGGCGCGCGAGCGAGAAGGTCCAGAAACTCGCCCGCGTGCTGGCAACGCAGGACGAGCGCGCATTCCACGACCGGCTGCTGGCAACCGCCGATGCGCCGGAGACGATGCTGTCGGTCGATGCGCGCCTTTCGCGCCTTAGCGAGCGGCAGGACGCGCGCGCCGCCGCGCTCGATTTCGCGCAGCGTGCCATGCTGGTCGATACGGCCAACTACATGCCGGACGACGTGCTGGTAAAAGTCGACCGCGCGGCGATGGCCGTCTCGCTCGAAACGCGCACGCCCTATCTCGAACGCGATCTCTTCCGCTTCGCCTGGTCGCTGCCGGAGGAACTTCGCGCAGGCGGCAAGGAAGGCAAGCGCCTGCTGCGCGACATGCTTTACGCACGCGTCCCGCGCGAACTGGTCGACCGGCCCAAGGCGGGCTTTTCCATCCCCGTCGGCCGCTGGCTGCGCGGAGGCCTGCGCGAATGGGCCGAGAGCGAGCTGTCGCGCGATGCACTGGCCCGCAGCGGCCTGCTCGACGCGGACACCATCCGTCGCCGCTGGCAGGAGCACCTGTCCGGCAAGCGCGACCATGAAACGCTGCTGTGGAACGTACTGATGTTCCAGGCGTGGCAGCACGGCCGGGCGGGCTGA
- a CDS encoding exo-alpha-sialidase, with product MTKRKSPRVRIRRAIAGIAALGALMLVACIGWFVLGPASRISDYSEQGIPDGAAPRLTATEIRDLPLSCELVATGGTANADGDLPYRNHAYLARYDGRYFVMFSRWYGVEDQPGSIVEYATSNDGTTWTAPKILAEPVAGHGIIARGFVERDGKLFAWHATHTGDTFFRNGKRFANSAEHREERNIAILESEWLGDGRGWRPNRVVLEGFLNNYSPRRFGQSQMMAVRDQDRVTYLARSVDGDDSWQLSEPLPRPDSPPPGLLGMHLPDEPVVMSNEQDSAHVILRNNNTEDRRLWAAELVGGEWQEPYPLPFPSDASKFLPLELADGRTALIGNFEPDVHRALLNMAISSDASTDYGTIFRLAPEGQISGLLWRSPQYPHAIVSGDTLMLAFALSKRDISVCAAPATLEGLEAQSSFELMPRLFKGLCNRGLPKYVRRALGYAVCREHLVWG from the coding sequence ATGACCAAGCGGAAGAGCCCAAGGGTGCGAATACGGCGCGCGATTGCGGGGATCGCCGCATTGGGTGCGCTGATGCTCGTTGCCTGCATAGGCTGGTTCGTCCTTGGCCCCGCGAGCCGCATTTCCGACTATTCCGAGCAAGGCATTCCCGACGGAGCGGCCCCGAGGCTTACAGCCACCGAGATCAGGGATTTGCCTCTCAGCTGCGAGCTTGTCGCAACCGGCGGCACGGCCAATGCCGATGGAGACCTTCCGTACCGCAACCATGCCTATCTTGCCCGGTACGATGGGCGATACTTCGTGATGTTCAGCCGATGGTACGGCGTCGAGGACCAGCCAGGAAGCATTGTCGAATATGCGACTTCGAACGACGGCACGACCTGGACCGCGCCAAAAATCCTTGCCGAGCCGGTCGCCGGGCACGGAATCATTGCGCGGGGTTTCGTCGAGCGGGACGGAAAGCTTTTTGCCTGGCATGCAACTCACACGGGCGACACGTTTTTCCGCAACGGGAAAAGGTTCGCCAATTCGGCCGAGCACAGGGAGGAGCGAAATATCGCCATCCTGGAAAGCGAATGGCTCGGCGACGGGCGCGGCTGGCGGCCTAACCGTGTCGTCCTGGAAGGCTTCCTGAACAATTATTCGCCGCGTCGTTTCGGACAATCGCAGATGATGGCGGTGCGCGACCAAGACCGCGTGACCTATCTTGCCCGAAGCGTGGACGGAGACGATTCCTGGCAATTGAGCGAGCCCTTGCCGCGGCCTGATTCCCCTCCACCTGGCCTGCTCGGCATGCATCTTCCCGACGAGCCGGTAGTCATGTCCAACGAGCAAGATTCCGCACACGTGATCCTTCGCAACAACAACACCGAGGATCGAAGGCTATGGGCGGCCGAACTTGTGGGAGGGGAATGGCAAGAGCCCTACCCGCTTCCATTCCCATCGGACGCGAGCAAGTTCCTTCCGCTCGAACTGGCCGACGGCCGCACCGCCCTGATCGGTAATTTCGAGCCGGATGTGCATCGGGCGCTCCTCAACATGGCAATCAGTAGCGATGCCTCTACCGACTACGGCACGATTTTCCGCCTGGCGCCTGAGGGGCAGATCTCGGGATTGCTGTGGCGATCGCCGCAATATCCCCACGCGATAGTTTCGGGCGATACGCTGATGCTGGCTTTCGCGCTCAGCAAGCGGGACATCTCTGTCTGTGCGGCTCCCGCCACTCTGGAGGGCCTCGAGGCTCAATCATCCTTTGAGTTGATGCCGCGCCTGTTCAAGGGCCTGTGCAACCGCGGCCTGCCAAAGTATGTGCGGCGCGCACTCGGCTACGCCGTATGCCGTGAACACTTGGTCTGGGGCTGA
- a CDS encoding glycosyltransferase family 4 protein, producing the protein MRLLFAIKGLVIEGGGAERVFVDVANALSARGHEVSIATFDRLERDLFYDVSPDIPVHRLGFGEPGVPTPRWTVPITLRRFHRLARELQPDAAAAFMHSTYVPVFFGLLGTGVPLVLSEHTAAAHFEDRPLQRALVSFVQKHSYAKTVVSDVIRDEHPPASRDNLVVVPNPVDMASFAPAREIEPEKVILCVGGLRVEKGQDVLVKTFDLVAGEFPDWRLRLVGDGVTRPQIEALVAQAKHGNRIELAGVQKNVPPEYARAAFAVVPSRYESLALVAIEAMASGRPVIGFSDCAGPAKLIEDGVNGILVNPGSDRVEALAEAMRRLMREPETRRTLGEAAPASVTEYSAEAVIDHWEALLEGAKDKAPIAREG; encoded by the coding sequence ATGCGTTTGCTGTTTGCCATCAAGGGGCTGGTCATCGAGGGCGGCGGGGCCGAGCGCGTGTTCGTCGACGTGGCCAACGCGCTGTCCGCGCGCGGCCACGAAGTATCGATCGCCACTTTCGACCGGCTCGAGCGCGACCTGTTTTACGATGTCTCGCCCGACATCCCGGTCCACCGCCTCGGGTTCGGCGAACCGGGTGTTCCGACGCCGCGCTGGACCGTGCCGATTACGCTGCGCCGCTTCCACCGGCTCGCACGCGAGCTCCAGCCCGATGCGGCAGCGGCGTTCATGCATTCGACCTATGTGCCGGTGTTTTTCGGCCTGCTCGGGACCGGCGTGCCGCTGGTGCTTAGCGAGCATACGGCGGCGGCCCATTTCGAGGATCGCCCGTTGCAGCGCGCACTCGTCAGCTTCGTGCAGAAGCACAGCTACGCCAAGACGGTCGTCTCCGACGTAATCCGCGACGAGCATCCGCCCGCCAGCCGCGACAACCTCGTCGTCGTGCCGAACCCGGTCGACATGGCGAGCTTCGCCCCGGCGCGAGAGATCGAGCCGGAGAAAGTGATCCTGTGCGTCGGCGGCTTGCGCGTCGAAAAGGGGCAGGACGTACTCGTGAAAACCTTCGACCTCGTCGCAGGCGAGTTTCCCGACTGGCGACTGAGGCTTGTCGGCGACGGCGTCACTCGCCCGCAGATCGAGGCACTTGTCGCGCAGGCGAAGCATGGCAATCGGATCGAGCTGGCAGGCGTGCAGAAGAACGTCCCGCCGGAATATGCCCGCGCTGCCTTCGCCGTCGTTCCCTCGCGCTATGAATCGCTCGCGCTGGTCGCGATCGAGGCCATGGCGAGCGGCAGGCCGGTCATCGGCTTTTCCGATTGTGCCGGCCCCGCCAAGCTGATCGAGGACGGCGTGAACGGCATCCTCGTCAATCCCGGCAGCGACCGGGTGGAGGCGCTGGCCGAGGCGATGCGCAGGCTGATGCGGGAACCCGAAACACGCCGCACGCTCGGCGAAGCGGCACCGGCGAGTGTCACCGAGTACTCCGCCGAAGCGGTTATCGATCATTGGGAAGCGTTGCTCGAAGGAGCAAAGGACAAAGCTCCGATAGCCCGAGAAGGATGA